GGCCATGCGGCTTCCGCCTTTTATTTCCCGATGAAAGAGCTCACAAGGGACTACAACATCAGTTATGCCATGAATGAGCCCTATATTACAACCACGCTGAAAAAGGGCGAGCCCCTTCGCGAATATTATAAAATCGGCGGTGGTTACGACAGCAGTGACGACAAGAGGTTCAAAGATTTCATCCGTTCCCTGAAGGATGGCTTTCCGGATGGGGACTACGTCGTCTATGGATCTGCGGATTTTGTGATTGATTCACAATCGCACGGCGCGGACCAGGGCGATTCGAACGGGGAAGAGCCAAAGAGGTATAAGATACAAGCCGAGATCGAATTCAGAGTAAGTGAAGAGAAAAAGTAGATAACAAAGAGAAGAAGTAGATAACGATAGAAGGGGTATCTCGCAGGTCTTATCGACCTGTGAGATACCCCTTTTAACATTTTTATTGGAAGCCTTGGCCTTGGTGTGTGTTAGGAAAACCCTGTTGGCCAAATGAAGGCTGAATGTGTTGTGTTTGGTTGTGAGCTTGCACGGAATTCTCGACTTGTCTAACGATTTGGGAGATTTGCTGATACTGCTGCATCGCCTGTTGATGTCCTTGAAGGGCAGACTGGATCATCTGTGCCGCTTGACGCTCACGTTGAGCGAGCTCTTCCAGGCGGGCTGCATTTTGCTGCTCTTGCTGCATCAGTTGCTGGTACATAGCCGAACCCTGCTGTGTTTGCTGGGTCAACTGCTGAAGAATTTGCTCGCACTGACGAATTTGCTGCGAAATTTGCGAGTTGTTGTTATTCATTTGATACATAGCTTGTATTCCTCCTAAGAATTGTGGTTTCAAATCCTTGATTAGTGTACGGAAGAATACGTAAAAACATCCTGATTATAAAGTGAGCTGACCTTCCAATATATGGACAAACTCCTCCAGAAAAGCTTGATCCTCCTGATCGAAACGGTTCTTTAGCGGACTATCGATATCGAGAACGCCATACAGTGCGCCATCCACCATGATCGGAACAACAATCTCGCTGTTCGAAGCTGCATCACAGGCAATGTGCCCGGGGAATTCATGTACGTCGGCAACTAGCAGTGTCGTCTGTTCAGCCGCAGCCGTGCCGCAAACGCCACGATTCATTGGAATCCGAATGCAAGCGGGCAGTCCTTGGAACGGCCCGAGCACCAGTTCTTTACCATCATAGAGATAGAAGCCGACCCAATTTGTATCGGACAGAAACTGCTTGAGCAGCGCCGAGGCATTGGACAAATTGGCAATGGCATTGGGCTCATCGTGTATAAGTGCTTTTAACTGGTTCAGGACCTGGGCATATTGCTCGCTTCGGGTGCCTTCGTAAGGTGTGTTTTGAAACATGTGATTATCCGCCCTTCCTTTATTTTCGCGTTGGTTCCATCACCTTAGTATAAGTATATGATATTCGTCAAGAGACAAGCTAAGAGGAAGAAAGCTCCAAGTGAATCCAA
Above is a window of Paenibacillus sp. FSL K6-1330 DNA encoding:
- a CDS encoding AMP-dependent synthetase and ligase, whose translation is MYQMNNNNSQISQQIRQCEQILQQLTQQTQQGSAMYQQLMQQEQQNAARLEELAQRERQAAQMIQSALQGHQQAMQQYQQISQIVRQVENSVQAHNQTQHIQPSFGQQGFPNTHQGQGFQ
- a CDS encoding GAF domain-containing protein — its product is MFQNTPYEGTRSEQYAQVLNQLKALIHDEPNAIANLSNASALLKQFLSDTNWVGFYLYDGKELVLGPFQGLPACIRIPMNRGVCGTAAAEQTTLLVADVHEFPGHIACDAASNSEIVVPIMVDGALYGVLDIDSPLKNRFDQEDQAFLEEFVHILEGQLTL